GACCTGCGCCGATCCGCTGCCCGATCGCGCGACCCTCGACGGCTACTGGCCCCTTCTCCTGCAGGCGGAAGCGGCGCATGACCGTGGACGACGCCCGCGACACGACTGTCTCAGGACGCGCCTGCAGGATGTACAGCCGGCCGTCGACGCCGTCCTTGCCCCACTCGATGTCCATCGGGCGGCCGTAGTGCTCCTCGATCACGAGCGCGTGTCGGGCGAGCTCGGTGAGCTCGGTGTCGGTGATGGAGAACAGCGGGCGATCCGCGACGGGCACGTCGACGAATGCGGTGCTGGCCCCTGCCTCCCTGCTGTCGGTGTAGCGCATGGCGATCGCCTTCTCGCCGACCGATCGCTTGAGGATCGCGGGGCGCCCGGCGCGCAGCGCCGGCTTCGAGACGTAGAACTCGTCGGGGTTCACGGCGCCCTGCACAACGGCCTCGCCCAGACCGTACGAGCTGGTGACGAACACGGCGTCGTCGAAGCCGGATTCGGTGTCGATGGTGAACATCACGCCCGACGCGCCGATGTCCGAGCGCACCATGCGCTGCACGCCGGCCGAGAGGGCGACCTCGTCGTGATCGAAGCCATGGTGCACGCGGTACGCGATGGCACGGTCGTTGTACAGCGAGGCGTACACGCTGCGGATCGCGGTCAGCACGTTCTCGATCCCGCCGATGTTGAGGAAGGTCTCCTGCTGGCCGGCGAATGAGGCATCCGGAAGATCCTCCGCCGTCGCAGAGGAGCGGACGGCCCAGGTGACGCGGTCGGGCTCGGCATCCTTCACCACGAGCTGGTCGTATGCGTCGCGGATGTCGCGCTCGAGGTCGCCGGGCAGCGGGTGCTCGATGATCCAGCCGCGGATCTCGGTGCCGACCAGCGCGAGCCGCGTCACGTCGTCGGCGTCGAGCCCGGCGATCGCGTCGCGGATGCGCTCGCGCAGCCCGTCGTGAGCGAGAAAGCGCCGGTAGGCGTCTGCGGTCGTCGCGAAGCCGCCGGGCACGCGCACGCCGAGTTCGGAGAGATTCGAGATCATCTCGCCGAGGGAGGCGTTCTTGCCGCCGACCTGGGGAAGATCGGCCATTCCGATCTGATCGAACCAGAGGATGTTGGTCACGATGAGCTCTTTCGTCTTGGTCAGCGGCGAAGGCCGAGGGTTTGCAGGATCACTGCGGACATCTCCTCGACGCTCTTCGTCGAGGAGTTGAGGAACGGGATGCCGTTGCGGGCGTACAGCTTCTCTGCCCGCCGCAGCTCGGTGGTGCACTGCGCGAGGCTCGAGTAGCGCGAGTCGGGTCGGCGCTCGTGCCGCACCTGGCTGAGCCGAAGTGGCGTGGTGGTGAGCCCGAAGCAGCGTGCGGAGTAGGGCGCGACGAGCGGCGGGAGGCCGTCGGTGGGGAAGTCGTCGTCGGTGAGCGGGTAGTTGGCGACGAGCAGGCCGTACTGCAGGGCGAGGTACATCGTCGTCGGCGTCTTGCCGCAGCGACTCGGGGCGACGATGATCACGTCGGCGAGGTCGAGTGCGCGGCTGCTCTGTCCGTCGTCGTGCTCGATCGCGTACTCGACGGCGCGCATGCGGGCGAAGTACTCGGTCGCATCCCCCAGCGTGTGGAACTGGCCGAGCTGTTCGGACGGCAGGGTGCCCAGGGCCTCGGCGAGCTCGCTGAGATGGCCGCTGAGCAGGTCGATGTGCGTCGCGGGCACGTCGGTGAGCACGGTGCGCACAGCGAGGTTCTTCGCCGTGGTGAACACGAGCGGCTCGAGACCGTTCGCGGCATCCTGCGCGATCTGGCCGGCGACGGTGGTCGCGGTGTCGACCGAGTCGACGAACGGCACCGTGTGCTTGACGAAGACCATGCCCGGGAAGTTGGCCAGCAGGGCGTTGCCCAGGGTCTCGGCGGTGATGCCCGTGCTGTCGGAGACGAAGTACGCGGCGCGCACCGAACGCGTCGTCGCCTCAGTGGTGGTGACGGTCTCAACCATGAGGCGACTCTATGTGGAGGAAGGAGGGAACCTTCGCCGATTCGGTGGGCAAAGAACCGAGGAAATTATCTCTCGCGCAAGACTGCTCTTCTGCCCTCGGATTCGACCGAGGGCGTGACTAGAGTTCGGATATGAGCGAGCAGAACGCAGAAGACCTGAGCGGCCTCGACGAGGCGCTCGTCGAGCGGCTGCACGACGGCACCGCCACCCGAGCCGACGAGATCGCCAAGCTCCAGCATCTGAGACGTCTCGCCATCGAGCGCGAAGACGCGGATCGCATCGAGGAGCTCGACATGCGGCTGAGCGTGCTGCGGGTCGGCGAATAGCGCGTCCCTGCCGCCCCCTCAGCCGAGAGCGGTGATGGCGTCTCGCAGGATGCCGTCGGTGCGCTGCAGTGCGTCGGCCGCAGCCGCGGCCGAAGCGCCGGTCGCGAGCATGAGCAGCGCCAGCTTCACGGAGCCGCCCGCCGCGTCGAGCGCGGTCATCGCCTCGTCGACCTCGACCCCGGCCAG
The window above is part of the Microbacterium sp. nov. GSS16 genome. Proteins encoded here:
- a CDS encoding pyruvate, water dikinase regulatory protein; its protein translation is MVETVTTTEATTRSVRAAYFVSDSTGITAETLGNALLANFPGMVFVKHTVPFVDSVDTATTVAGQIAQDAANGLEPLVFTTAKNLAVRTVLTDVPATHIDLLSGHLSELAEALGTLPSEQLGQFHTLGDATEYFARMRAVEYAIEHDDGQSSRALDLADVIIVAPSRCGKTPTTMYLALQYGLLVANYPLTDDDFPTDGLPPLVAPYSARCFGLTTTPLRLSQVRHERRPDSRYSSLAQCTTELRRAEKLYARNGIPFLNSSTKSVEEMSAVILQTLGLRR